The genomic window CTTTCTTACACAATTTTGCAAGATAAGTCGCCTCCTCTGCAGCCGTATCTCCTGCTCCCACTACCACTACATCTTTTCCTTTATAGAAGAAACCATCGCAGGTAGCACAAGCTGAAACACCTCCTCCGGCGTATTTTTTCTCATCATCAAGACCTAAATATTTTGCAGTAGCACCTGTAGAAATAATTACGGTCTTTGCCAAAATCTCTTTGTTTCCGGCATATAATTTATGTACTCCGCCCACTTCTTTAGAAAGCTCAACCTTAGTAATCATTTCGTAATGTACTTTGGTATCGAATCTTTCGGCTTGTTTCTGCAAATCCATCATCATTTCAGGACCTGTAATTCCTGCCGGATACCCTGGAAAGTTATCAACTTCAGTAGTTGTAGTTAATTGTCCGCCCGGCTCCAAACCTGTGTACAATTCAGGTTTTAAGTCTGCTCTTGCTGCATAAATTGCCGCTGTGAAACCAGAAGGTCCAGATCCAACGATCACACAATCTAAAATGTTTTGCTCCATAATTTGCTTTTCAAAAGATTTAAAAATTTCCGAGTGCTAATTTCGTAATTTTTACTATTTATTTAAAGTTATTTTAATGATACTTGTCAATATCTAATATGTCGATAGTCGATAGTTTATAGTTGCTTGTTGTTAGTTTATTAGTAGTATAATTATTTAAATACAACCAAAACAGCCAACAACTAGAAACCAGCAACCAGCAACAAAATCAAACCTTCATCTTAATCTTATCCACATTAATAATCTTGTAAACCAGTTCCTTAATCAGTTCCGCTTCACTCATATTGACTGCTCCCAACCCTTTTCCTTTCATGTCGAATTCTCTTAAAATAGAGATCACTCTCGTTGCATGTTTCAGAGGGTACAATCTCGCCGATTCTGCGTAATCTTTTATAAAATAAGGATTTACACCCATCTGAGAAGCAATCACTTGCGGTGGCTGTCCGATCATGGTATTGTAAATAATGACATTCGAAAAATAATTGTATAAACTCGACAACATCATTACAAAAGGATTATTTTTTGGATTTTTACCCATAAAATGAGCAATTTTAAATGCTACATTGGCATTTTTTGTTCCTAAAGCCTTCTGCAGTTCAAAAACGTTGTATTCTTTGCTGATCCCGATGTGATTTTCCACAATATTTCCGTCGAGAATTTCGCCTTCTTTTAAAATAATTTTTAATTTATTCAGCTCATTGGCAATCCTGGAAAGGTCGTTTCCAAGATATTCTGCCAATAAATGTGAAATATTCGGGGCGGTTTTTATGTTTAATTTAATGCATTCATCGGCGATCCATTTCGGAAGGTTATTTTCCTTGATAGATTCGCTTAAAAATAATGCATTGGATCTGTCTAAAGATTTCGTAACCTTTTTTCGGCTGTCTAACTTCTTGTGTTTGTGGGCAAAAACCAAAACCGTCGACGGAACAGGATTTTGAACATACATTTCCAAGGCGTTGCTTTCGCTTTCAGTTAGCTTTAAATCCTGGGCTTCTTTTACGATGATCACCTGCTTGTCTCCCATCATCGGAAACTGTCTCGCCAGGGAAAGAATCTCCTGATAAGACGTATCTTTTCCATACACAACAGTTTGGTTGAATGCTTTTTCGTCTTCATCCAGAAAGTCGTGTTCAAGGGCTTTTACAGCAAGGTCAATAAAGTAAGGTTCTTCTCCGTGGAAAAAATAAATCGGTAAAACTTCTTTATTTTTAATATTTTTGAGGATTAAATCTAATTCTTTCATCTTATATTAAATGGAACTTCCAAAACTGAATTTTCAGGAAACTTTTGATTTTAAATTCAAGAGAGACAAAGATAAGTTTTTTATTTATGATTTGGTTCGTAAAGCTTACCTTTTGCTCACTCC from Chryseobacterium wanjuense includes these protein-coding regions:
- the trxB gene encoding thioredoxin-disulfide reductase, with the translated sequence MEQNILDCVIVGSGPSGFTAAIYAARADLKPELYTGLEPGGQLTTTTEVDNFPGYPAGITGPEMMMDLQKQAERFDTKVHYEMITKVELSKEVGGVHKLYAGNKEILAKTVIISTGATAKYLGLDDEKKYAGGGVSACATCDGFFYKGKDVVVVGAGDTAAEEATYLAKLCKKVTMLVRKDVFRASKAMIHRVENTPNIEVKFHHELIGIEGENSLVERAVVINNQTKETSTVDVDGIFIAIGHKPNTDIFVGQINLDENGYILTEKGSTRTNLPGVFAAGDVQDHIYRQAITAAGSGCMAAMDAEKYLAELH
- the holA gene encoding DNA polymerase III subunit delta — protein: MKELDLILKNIKNKEVLPIYFFHGEEPYFIDLAVKALEHDFLDEDEKAFNQTVVYGKDTSYQEILSLARQFPMMGDKQVIIVKEAQDLKLTESESNALEMYVQNPVPSTVLVFAHKHKKLDSRKKVTKSLDRSNALFLSESIKENNLPKWIADECIKLNIKTAPNISHLLAEYLGNDLSRIANELNKLKIILKEGEILDGNIVENHIGISKEYNVFELQKALGTKNANVAFKIAHFMGKNPKNNPFVMMLSSLYNYFSNVIIYNTMIGQPPQVIASQMGVNPYFIKDYAESARLYPLKHATRVISILREFDMKGKGLGAVNMSEAELIKELVYKIINVDKIKMKV